In uncultured Cohaesibacter sp., a genomic segment contains:
- a CDS encoding aspartate aminotransferase family protein — MSIMPNSVEGRDIAYHMHPAVNLRKFEEKGGLVIERGEGVYVYDNNGKRYLEGLAGLWSVAVGFGEKRLVEAATAQLQKLPYYHSFNYKTNGPSVDLAELLIKIAPVPMSKVHFTSSGSEANDLTAKMVWYRSNALGKPEKKKIIGRIKGYHGVTIAAGSITGIPANHKSFDLPLERMLHTSCPSYTHFAQDGESEEAFTARMLKDLEDLIIREGPETIAAFWGEPVMGAGGVLVPPTGYWAGVQAILKKYDILLVADEVICGFGRTGKMFACETFDIKPDVLVISKQLSSSYMPLSAILMNDDFYQPIADESDKIGVFAHGFTASGHPVATAVGLENVKIIIERDLVGNAARLEKQFLDGLAELATHPLVDSSRGVGLLGAIEIIPWENLPSGAAALAIAEAMQEEGCIIRNIGEAICFCPPLIITAEQISEMFAITKRALDKVAATR; from the coding sequence ATGAGCATTATGCCCAATTCTGTCGAGGGGCGCGATATCGCCTACCACATGCATCCAGCGGTCAATCTTCGCAAATTCGAAGAGAAGGGCGGACTGGTCATCGAACGCGGTGAAGGCGTTTATGTCTATGATAACAATGGCAAACGTTATCTTGAAGGGCTTGCCGGACTGTGGTCTGTCGCCGTTGGTTTTGGCGAGAAACGTCTGGTGGAGGCCGCGACAGCCCAGTTGCAGAAACTGCCCTATTACCATTCCTTCAATTACAAGACCAATGGCCCCTCAGTCGATCTGGCCGAATTGTTGATCAAGATTGCGCCGGTGCCCATGTCCAAGGTGCATTTCACCTCATCCGGTTCCGAGGCCAACGATCTCACGGCCAAAATGGTCTGGTATCGCTCCAACGCGCTGGGCAAGCCCGAGAAGAAAAAGATCATCGGTCGCATCAAGGGCTATCACGGTGTGACGATTGCCGCCGGGTCGATCACCGGCATTCCGGCCAATCACAAGAGCTTTGATTTGCCGCTGGAGCGCATGCTGCATACATCCTGTCCGTCCTACACCCATTTTGCGCAGGATGGCGAAAGCGAAGAGGCTTTCACCGCCCGCATGCTGAAGGATCTGGAAGATCTGATCATCAGGGAAGGGCCGGAAACCATCGCCGCTTTCTGGGGTGAACCCGTTATGGGAGCTGGCGGTGTTCTGGTTCCGCCAACCGGTTATTGGGCTGGCGTGCAGGCAATCCTGAAGAAATATGACATTCTGCTGGTGGCCGATGAAGTGATCTGCGGCTTTGGCCGTACCGGCAAGATGTTTGCCTGCGAGACCTTCGACATCAAACCCGATGTGCTGGTGATTTCCAAGCAGCTGTCATCGTCCTACATGCCGCTGTCAGCCATTCTGATGAATGACGATTTCTACCAGCCGATCGCCGATGAATCCGACAAGATCGGCGTTTTCGCCCATGGCTTTACTGCCTCGGGCCATCCGGTTGCCACCGCTGTCGGCCTTGAGAATGTCAAGATCATCATCGAGCGCGATCTGGTCGGCAATGCTGCCCGCCTTGAGAAGCAGTTCCTTGATGGATTGGCGGAACTGGCCACACATCCTCTGGTCGATTCCTCCCGCGGGGTTGGCCTGCTCGGCGCCATCGAAATCATCCCATGGGAGAATCTGCCAAGCGGTGCCGCAGCTCTCGCCATTGCCGAGGCGATGCAGGAAGAAGGCTGCATCATCCGCAATATCGGTGAGGCAATCTGCTTCTGCCCGCCGCTGATCATCACGGCAGAGCAGATCTCGGAAATGTTCGCCATCACCAAACGCGCCCTCGATAAGGTTGCCGCAACCAGATAG
- a CDS encoding ABC transporter substrate-binding protein, with translation MSSASQARDLTITSWGGSYQTAQQEIYFKPFSEKVGKPVLDESWDGGYGVLQAKVKAGSPNWDAVQVEAEELALGCDDGIFETIDWDKMGGQDAFMPAAVSDCGVGTIVWSLAIAYDGSKLSEGPKDWADFWDVKKFPGKRALRKGAKYTLEFALLADGVPADELYDTLSTEEGIERAFAKLDELKPDLIWWESGAQPLQFLASGEVTMAASYNGRITGINKSEGKNFKLVWPGSIYAIDSWVILKDAENKDLAEDFIAFASQPENMSKLPSYIAYGLTNKKASEMVPAELAEDIPTTPKNLEDAVSLDVDFWIDNSEALNQRFNAWLAQ, from the coding sequence ATGTCGAGCGCATCTCAGGCCCGCGACCTGACGATCACCAGCTGGGGTGGCAGCTACCAGACTGCGCAGCAGGAAATCTACTTCAAGCCATTTTCCGAGAAGGTCGGAAAACCGGTCCTTGATGAAAGCTGGGATGGTGGTTATGGCGTGCTTCAGGCCAAGGTGAAAGCCGGGTCTCCGAACTGGGATGCCGTTCAGGTCGAAGCTGAAGAGCTGGCGCTTGGCTGCGATGATGGCATTTTCGAAACCATCGACTGGGACAAGATGGGCGGACAGGATGCCTTTATGCCTGCCGCTGTCAGCGATTGTGGTGTTGGCACCATCGTCTGGTCTCTGGCCATTGCCTATGATGGCAGCAAACTCTCGGAAGGGCCGAAAGACTGGGCCGACTTCTGGGATGTAAAGAAATTCCCGGGCAAACGCGCCCTGCGCAAGGGGGCAAAATACACCCTTGAATTTGCTCTGCTGGCCGATGGTGTGCCTGCCGATGAACTCTATGATACCCTTTCCACCGAAGAGGGTATCGAGCGCGCCTTTGCCAAGCTTGATGAGCTGAAGCCTGATCTGATCTGGTGGGAATCCGGAGCCCAGCCACTGCAGTTCCTTGCCTCCGGCGAAGTGACCATGGCCGCTTCCTATAATGGCCGTATCACCGGCATCAACAAATCCGAAGGCAAGAATTTCAAGCTGGTTTGGCCCGGTTCCATCTATGCCATCGACAGTTGGGTGATCCTCAAGGATGCCGAAAACAAGGATCTGGCCGAGGATTTCATCGCCTTCGCCAGCCAGCCGGAAAATATGTCCAAGCTGCCGTCCTATATCGCCTATGGCCTGACCAACAAGAAGGCCTCGGAAATGGTGCCTGCAGAATTGGCTGAGGATATTCCGACAACGCCGAAAAACCTTGAAGATGCCGTGTCTCTGGATGTCGATTTCTGGATCGACAATTCCGAAGCGTTGAACCAGCGTTTCAATGCCTGGCTAGCCCAGTAA
- a CDS encoding ABC transporter ATP-binding protein: MTEQPYIEFRKVSKVFGSLTVVDELDLTIRKGEFVSLLGPSGSGKTTLLMMLAGFEEPTAGDILLDGAVLNRTPPYKRNMGVVFQNYALFPHLSVAENIAFPLRRRGVGKAEIAERVGKALDMVQLPDQSQKLPSQLSGGQQQRVALARTLVFEPNVVLMDEPLGALDKNLREQMQYDIRRLHRDLGLTIVFVTHDQSEALTMSDRIAVFNHGKIEQIGSPEDIYDRPKTRFVAEFIGETNLIPVQYREGDRNRCSVSTKNGKTLEVTSPVTLFRGTEVLLSLRPEHIELGDSAEGLDNAMPAKIRDIVYQGDHLRADIDVDGTPLVARLGRHLPPRSAGENVFVGFRPQNARVILP; encoded by the coding sequence ATGACCGAGCAGCCCTATATTGAATTTCGTAAAGTCAGCAAAGTCTTCGGTTCCCTGACCGTTGTTGACGAACTGGATCTGACCATCAGAAAAGGTGAGTTTGTGTCGCTTCTCGGTCCGTCCGGATCTGGCAAGACGACTTTGCTCATGATGCTTGCCGGCTTTGAAGAACCAACGGCCGGAGACATCCTGCTTGATGGGGCTGTGCTGAACCGCACACCGCCCTACAAACGCAATATGGGGGTCGTGTTTCAGAATTACGCGCTTTTCCCTCATTTGTCGGTCGCCGAAAATATTGCTTTTCCCTTGAGACGGCGCGGCGTGGGCAAGGCGGAAATAGCCGAGCGTGTCGGCAAGGCGCTGGATATGGTGCAATTGCCCGATCAGTCGCAAAAACTGCCCAGCCAGCTTTCCGGTGGCCAGCAGCAGCGCGTGGCACTGGCCCGCACGCTGGTCTTCGAGCCCAATGTGGTGTTGATGGATGAACCGCTCGGAGCGCTGGACAAGAATCTGCGCGAGCAAATGCAATATGATATTCGCCGCCTGCACAGGGATCTGGGGCTGACCATAGTCTTTGTCACGCATGATCAGTCCGAGGCCCTGACCATGAGCGATCGCATCGCCGTGTTTAATCATGGCAAGATCGAGCAGATCGGTTCGCCAGAGGATATTTACGACCGGCCCAAGACCCGCTTCGTTGCCGAATTCATCGGCGAGACCAATCTCATTCCCGTGCAATATCGCGAAGGCGACCGCAACCGCTGTTCGGTTTCTACAAAAAATGGCAAGACGCTGGAAGTGACCAGTCCTGTGACCCTGTTCCGGGGCACCGAAGTGTTGCTTTCTCTGAGGCCGGAACATATCGAGTTGGGCGACAGCGCCGAAGGGCTGGACAATGCCATGCCCGCCAAAATCAGGGATATCGTCTATCAGGGTGATCATTTGCGGGCGGATATCGATGTTGACGGCACGCCACTGGTGGCGCGGCTTGGGCGTCATCTGCCCCCGCGCAGCGCAGGCGAGAATGTCTTTGTCGGCTTTCGCCCGCAAAATGCAAGGGTGATCCTGCCATGA
- a CDS encoding ABC transporter permease has translation MTSRMLHHLRASALVLPLVLFLALFFVWPIVAMLKQSISDPVVHDTLSQTSAAVAKWNGKAPVPVELQQALVADIRATTDRQEMGAVVRRLNSAKSGFRTLMRKTTSAANKTDGPVDLGKLDKRWDDPEWWHVIAQASSPYTDRYLLAALDYGRDKHSNIIALPESASANKTILSRTFVISLSVMLSCLAIGLPFAMIIASSTGWLRNILLAAVLLPLWTSLLVRTTAWFIILQNNGLINSALQALGITDQPIPLIFERSGVIIAMTHVLLPFMVLPIYSVLLSMPKNLMQAASSLGAHPVIAFLKVMLPLSARGIASGSLLVFMSSIGYYITPALIGGPSDQMISSVIAFYATESANWGMAGALGLVLLSITMLLYVVYGRLSSEKPGAA, from the coding sequence ATGACTTCCAGAATGCTCCACCATCTGAGGGCGTCGGCTCTGGTTTTGCCGCTGGTGCTGTTTCTGGCGCTCTTCTTCGTCTGGCCGATTGTTGCCATGCTCAAGCAGTCCATCTCCGATCCTGTCGTGCATGACACCCTGAGCCAGACCAGTGCGGCGGTTGCCAAATGGAATGGCAAGGCCCCTGTGCCGGTCGAATTGCAGCAGGCACTTGTCGCCGATATCCGGGCTACGACGGACCGGCAGGAAATGGGCGCGGTCGTGCGTCGCCTTAACAGCGCCAAATCCGGCTTCCGCACCCTGATGCGAAAGACCACCAGCGCTGCCAACAAGACGGACGGGCCGGTCGATCTGGGCAAGCTGGACAAGCGTTGGGACGACCCCGAATGGTGGCATGTGATTGCGCAGGCATCCTCGCCTTATACCGACCGCTATCTGCTGGCTGCTCTTGACTATGGCCGCGACAAGCACAGCAATATCATTGCGCTGCCCGAAAGCGCATCGGCAAACAAGACCATCCTGTCCCGCACCTTTGTCATCAGCCTGTCGGTCATGCTGTCCTGTCTGGCAATCGGTTTGCCTTTTGCCATGATCATAGCCTCAAGCACCGGCTGGTTGCGCAATATCCTGCTGGCTGCTGTCCTCCTGCCGCTCTGGACCTCGCTGCTGGTACGCACCACCGCATGGTTCATCATTTTACAGAATAACGGCCTGATCAATTCCGCTCTTCAGGCACTGGGGATCACCGATCAGCCAATCCCGCTGATTTTCGAGCGCAGCGGCGTCATCATTGCCATGACCCATGTGCTGCTGCCTTTCATGGTTCTGCCGATCTATAGCGTGCTCTTGTCGATGCCGAAAAATCTGATGCAGGCCGCTTCCTCGCTGGGGGCCCATCCCGTGATCGCCTTTCTCAAGGTCATGCTGCCACTCTCGGCGCGCGGCATTGCCTCCGGCTCGCTGCTGGTCTTCATGTCCTCAATTGGCTACTACATCACGCCCGCTCTTATTGGTGGACCATCGGATCAGATGATCTCATCGGTCATCGCTTTCTATGCCACAGAGTCGGCAAACTGGGGCATGGCCGGTGCGCTTGGTCTGGTTCTTCTGTCCATCACCATGCTCCTCTATGTTGTCTATGGCCGCCTTTCATCAGAAAAACCGGGAGCTGCATGA
- a CDS encoding ABC transporter permease, translating to MFPLVKKTFGILVMLFLIAPLAAILPLAFTSSALLTYPVPEWSMRWLSELVTEPVWRRSIANSLIIGGGTTLLATALGTMAALGLRRYSSIVASVLKTFFLLPMVVPAVVLGVGMQVFFVHVGIANSYLGVIVAHTVLAMPFVYVSVSGSLAGIDPRVELAAASLGAAPSTVLLTTTLPLSLSGILSGAVMAFATSLDEVILTLFIAGPHQRTLARQMFSTIRENVSPAIAAAAFVFIVGTILIASLIILVRKRTGGGMAVGLKP from the coding sequence ATGTTTCCACTTGTCAAAAAGACCTTTGGCATTCTGGTAATGCTGTTCCTGATCGCACCACTGGCGGCCATTCTGCCGCTGGCCTTCACCTCCAGCGCGCTGCTGACTTATCCGGTTCCGGAATGGTCCATGCGCTGGCTGAGCGAACTGGTAACCGAGCCGGTCTGGCGACGCTCCATCGCCAACAGCCTGATCATTGGCGGTGGCACAACGCTGCTCGCCACCGCCCTTGGAACCATGGCTGCCCTCGGCCTGCGCCGCTATTCCTCGATTGTTGCCAGTGTGCTGAAAACCTTCTTTCTGTTGCCCATGGTCGTGCCCGCTGTGGTGCTTGGTGTTGGCATGCAGGTCTTTTTTGTTCATGTCGGTATCGCCAACTCCTATCTGGGGGTGATCGTGGCGCACACGGTGCTGGCAATGCCTTTCGTTTATGTCAGCGTGTCGGGGTCTCTGGCCGGGATCGACCCGCGCGTCGAACTCGCCGCCGCCAGTCTGGGCGCGGCACCCTCCACGGTGCTGCTGACCACCACCTTGCCTCTGAGCCTTTCGGGCATCCTCTCCGGTGCCGTCATGGCATTTGCCACCTCGCTGGATGAAGTGATCCTGACCTTGTTTATCGCCGGGCCACATCAGCGCACGCTCGCCAGACAGATGTTCTCCACGATCCGCGAAAATGTGTCGCCAGCCATCGCTGCGGCCGCATTCGTCTTCATCGTCGGGACCATATTGATCGCGTCTCTTATCATCCTTGTGCGCAAGAGAACCGGAGGGGGCATGGCTGTCGGTCTCAAGCCATGA
- a CDS encoding GntR family transcriptional regulator, with amino-acid sequence MQAQQEIKKLSDMVYDKLCDALLKGRYLPGKRLKIRELAEEMQTSVTPVRDAILRLHYDEAVIYNSPRSIHVTSLTKARYEEIRKIRLPLEVMSARAAAQYATMSDIGALEALIAENEDVIIKGDGIRGAALNQQFHFKLVEMSAMPVLYGVLRRLWLQTGPLIAHGYLEAGRAMIDHHYEVLDAIRNKDVEAAAIAIERDLTLGGAPLVRMLDKLADGAHPPA; translated from the coding sequence ATGCAAGCGCAACAAGAAATCAAGAAGCTGTCGGACATGGTTTATGACAAGCTGTGCGATGCTTTGCTCAAGGGCCGCTATCTGCCGGGAAAGCGGCTCAAGATTCGCGAACTGGCCGAGGAAATGCAGACCAGTGTCACGCCGGTGCGCGATGCCATTCTGCGCCTGCATTATGACGAGGCCGTTATCTATAATTCGCCGCGCTCCATCCATGTGACGTCCTTGACCAAGGCACGCTATGAGGAAATTCGCAAGATCCGTTTGCCGCTGGAAGTGATGAGCGCCAGAGCCGCCGCCCAATATGCCACCATGTCCGACATCGGCGCACTGGAAGCGCTGATCGCCGAGAATGAAGACGTGATTATAAAGGGCGACGGGATCAGGGGGGCCGCGCTCAACCAGCAATTCCATTTCAAGCTGGTGGAAATGTCTGCCATGCCGGTGCTCTATGGCGTTTTGCGCCGCCTCTGGCTGCAAACCGGCCCGTTGATTGCCCATGGCTATCTCGAGGCCGGACGCGCAATGATCGATCATCATTATGAAGTGCTCGATGCCATACGCAACAAGGATGTCGAGGCAGCAGCCATCGCCATTGAGCGCGATCTGACGCTGGGGGGCGCACCACTGGTGCGTATGCTGGACAAGCTTGCGGATGGCGCACATCCGCCAGCCTGA
- a CDS encoding phosphotransferase, which translates to MTISEPDIGLLLTTPPPQICDKEARAIARDTFGLDGDLRRLSSERDANFLLRTEKGEGYVLKFTNEMEPEEQTDFQTKALLHLEKTASGLTIPRVIPTLSGAYWLPLANGSRVRMLSYVEGDLSSMMARSPQLVQAVAIAGAQLVNALAGFEHPGADHYLIWDIKNAASLRPMLELIDDAGQRAQVEQVIDLFDDKVAPQLASLPWQVIHGDMNPQNLVTGCGPDIKIGVLDFGDMVRSPRICELAIAAGYQLDFTDIHQSLGDFLATWHRISPLTQQEVELAASLIATRFATIITVASWRAKRYPENKSYITRNLALASDGIRHLADLDTRGLFRSLPELQKEI; encoded by the coding sequence ATGACCATTTCGGAACCAGATATCGGATTGCTTCTGACGACGCCACCGCCGCAGATTTGCGACAAAGAAGCACGCGCCATTGCCCGTGATACATTCGGCCTCGATGGCGATCTGCGGCGGCTCAGTTCCGAGCGCGATGCCAATTTTCTTCTCCGCACGGAGAAGGGGGAGGGCTATGTCCTCAAATTCACCAATGAAATGGAACCCGAAGAGCAGACCGATTTCCAGACCAAAGCCTTGTTGCATCTGGAAAAGACAGCATCCGGCCTCACCATCCCGCGTGTCATCCCGACGCTGTCCGGCGCTTACTGGTTGCCGCTTGCCAATGGATCGCGGGTTCGCATGCTCTCTTATGTGGAAGGTGATCTGAGTTCCATGATGGCCAGATCGCCACAGCTGGTGCAAGCGGTGGCCATTGCCGGGGCGCAACTGGTCAATGCTCTGGCGGGCTTTGAGCATCCCGGTGCCGATCACTATCTGATCTGGGATATCAAGAATGCAGCCAGCCTGCGCCCAATGCTGGAGCTGATCGACGACGCCGGTCAAAGGGCGCAGGTTGAGCAGGTCATTGATCTCTTCGATGACAAAGTCGCCCCGCAGCTTGCCTCGCTGCCTTGGCAGGTCATCCATGGCGACATGAATCCGCAAAATCTGGTGACGGGTTGCGGCCCGGATATAAAAATCGGCGTGCTCGATTTTGGCGACATGGTGCGCAGCCCGAGAATTTGCGAATTGGCGATTGCTGCCGGCTATCAGCTCGATTTTACCGATATCCATCAGTCGCTTGGTGATTTTCTGGCCACATGGCACCGGATTTCGCCCCTTACGCAGCAAGAGGTCGAGCTTGCTGCGAGCCTGATCGCCACGCGCTTTGCCACCATCATCACCGTCGCGAGCTGGCGCGCCAAACGGTATCCGGAAAATAAAAGCTACATCACCCGCAATCTGGCGCTGGCCTCGGATGGCATCCGTCATCTGGCGGACCTCGATACCCGAGGTCTGTTCCGGTCCTTGCCCGAATTGCAAAAGGAGATTTGA
- a CDS encoding aminotransferase class III-fold pyridoxal phosphate-dependent enzyme, which yields MSQDQSMANAFVPGKAVLSPTDEALLKRRTRALGPAYRLFYEEPFHPIRGEGVWLYDQEGNAYLDAYNNVACVGHCHPRVVEAMAAQASLLTTHTRYLQNNIVDFAEDLLSSFPGELSQIMFTCTGSEANDLALRIAQVKTGGTGIIVTENAYHGVTLAAAAMSPSLGAGAPNNENIFKIPAPTGRKEVDEAEIFRANVEKALNEMAARGIRPAALFIDTIFSSDGIFSHPKGFLKPAVEAIHVAGGLFVADEVQPGFARTGEEMWGFARHGVVPDMVSMGKPMGNGYPVAALVIRPDVIADFGNQTRYFNTFGGNTTAIATATAVWSIIREDGLLQKTLQIGKAFRAELEGVAKGGDVICDIRGSGLFIGVQIAGEDPRARTSRLVNGLKKKRILISASGPDGDVLKIRPPLVFDTRALDFFMTGFDEVLKDI from the coding sequence ATGTCTCAAGATCAGTCCATGGCGAATGCCTTCGTGCCGGGCAAGGCCGTCCTGTCGCCGACGGATGAGGCACTCCTCAAACGCCGCACCCGCGCCCTCGGGCCTGCCTATCGGCTCTTTTATGAAGAGCCCTTCCATCCGATTCGCGGTGAGGGGGTATGGCTCTATGATCAAGAGGGCAATGCCTATCTCGACGCCTATAACAATGTGGCCTGCGTTGGCCATTGCCACCCCCGCGTTGTCGAGGCGATGGCCGCGCAGGCCTCTCTACTCACCACCCATACCCGCTATTTGCAGAACAATATCGTTGATTTCGCCGAGGATTTGCTATCCAGCTTTCCGGGCGAGCTGTCCCAGATCATGTTTACCTGTACCGGCTCGGAAGCCAATGATCTGGCCTTGCGCATTGCGCAGGTCAAGACCGGAGGCACCGGCATCATCGTGACCGAGAATGCCTATCACGGCGTGACGCTGGCCGCCGCCGCCATGTCGCCATCACTCGGCGCCGGGGCACCGAATAATGAGAATATCTTCAAGATACCAGCCCCAACGGGGCGAAAAGAGGTCGATGAGGCCGAAATCTTCAGGGCCAATGTTGAGAAGGCACTCAATGAAATGGCTGCAAGGGGCATCCGTCCGGCGGCTTTGTTCATCGATACGATCTTCTCCTCAGATGGCATCTTCAGCCATCCGAAAGGGTTTCTCAAACCGGCAGTCGAAGCAATCCACGTCGCAGGGGGGCTGTTTGTTGCCGACGAGGTGCAGCCCGGTTTCGCCCGTACTGGCGAGGAAATGTGGGGCTTTGCCCGCCATGGTGTCGTGCCGGACATGGTTTCCATGGGCAAACCCATGGGCAATGGCTATCCGGTGGCGGCGCTCGTCATCAGACCAGATGTCATCGCCGATTTTGGCAATCAGACGCGCTATTTCAATACCTTCGGCGGCAACACAACCGCGATCGCCACGGCAACGGCCGTCTGGTCCATCATCCGGGAAGATGGGCTCTTGCAGAAAACGCTTCAAATCGGCAAGGCATTCCGCGCCGAGCTGGAAGGGGTCGCCAAGGGAGGCGATGTCATTTGCGACATCCGAGGCAGCGGGCTTTTCATTGGCGTGCAGATCGCCGGAGAAGACCCAAGAGCACGCACCTCCCGTCTGGTCAATGGCCTGAAGAAAAAGCGCATTCTGATCAGCGCGTCGGGGCCTGATGGAGATGTTCTGAAAATCCGGCCACCCCTTGTCTTCGATACCCGGGCGCTGGATTTCTTCATGACCGGTTTTGATGAGGTGCTGAAAGACATCTAG